One Dermatophagoides farinae isolate YC_2012a chromosome 1, ASM2471394v1, whole genome shotgun sequence genomic region harbors:
- the LOC124492504 gene encoding uncharacterized protein LOC124492504: MFAVLTFSYVVAIMIPICLILILPKILIECSICFMYYDTYNHLTRPHKRPSYVKADNERRRMLLLSKMFYRITSTTRLLRTNNNNDNDEYRFKCWIMSLERFLNETVESWEQVTEFHINIKELNAKYKQELKTIRRELKRMPKSNRSQQEITNLIKFIDLVRTFEF; the protein is encoded by the coding sequence atgtTTGCCGTCCTTACATTTAGCTATGTGGTAGCCATAATGATACCGATCTGTCTAATTTTAATCTTACCAAAAATCTTGATTGaatgttcaatttgttttatgTATTATGATACCTATAATCATTTAACACGACCACATAAACGCCCATCGTATGTAAAAGCTGATAATGAAAGACGTCGTATGTTACTATTATCGAAAATGTTTTATCGAATTACATCAACAACTAGATTATTAagaactaataataataatgataatgatgaatatcgaTTTAAATGTTGGATCATGTCATTGGAAagatttttgaatgaaaccGTTGAATCCTGGGAACAGGTTACAGAATTTCACATTAATATCAAAGAATTGAATGCTAAATATAAACAAGAATTGAAAACGATTCGACGTGAATTGAAGAGAATgccaaaatcaaatcgttCACAACAAGAAATCAccaatttaattaaatttatcgatttggttagaacatttgaattttga